The following DNA comes from Sander lucioperca isolate FBNREF2018 chromosome 2, SLUC_FBN_1.2, whole genome shotgun sequence.
TGACAGCAACTAATAAAACATAAATTGCTCATGGAAATTATCATAAATGCTGGACCATTTCTTTAAGCAAACAAACTGCTCAACTGACAACAAATGTACATAACGcacaacttaaaaaaatgtgtgtgtgtgtgtgtgtgtgtgtgtgtgtgattcctACTCTGTTTGAGGAACTCTTGGAGCGATGGGCCGATCTCCAGATGAGCCGCAGCTCCAGAGGTCCCCTCCAGAGGATCGTCCTGGAGCCAAGGAGGGACGGcacctacaacacacagagaggctAAATGCTTATTCAAATCACACGCAAGAGGTGAACTGAGCTCACAACTATTAGAGACACTGGGTTTGTGCACacgctttaaaaagcactgaaaCACAAAATTAGTAAATGCTTTTATTAAGTTAAAGGAAACCAATGTGCGTCGCTTAATACACATGGAAAAATTAAAACAGAGTTGAATTTAGCAAAGTAAGGATTTCTTTAGACATGGTTACAATTCAACTCAAACATAAAATTTCACCCCACTTCACCTGAAatcatcacacacatacacacagctaaGGCCATGTATGAGGCGATTGTTGAAAACATTAGCAACACTGAGAACATAAATTACACCAGGatctaaaaacatttttttattatccaATCCTGTTGATCACTGAATAAAGACTTgaaattaatataaaataaaactaatacTTTCTTATAAATAGAGATAATGTGTGTATTAAtttatacataataataatgtttttttttttttattttattttattatacaaTTTAACTTAAGTTCTTCGAAGCAGTGCTTACTGTAAGGCTATTTGTATTGGATTGGCATACATTGCAAGGTTTTCCTGTCATTGTTCTACCCCTCCATGTGTATTTCTTTTCTTGTCTACACTGTACAGGTTTTTATACATCAAacagtttttatttgttgttttaaaaaccTGATGTTTTAATGGctggtttgttttatttgttttgtgaagGACTTTCAAACATTGACTTtgaaaagtgctctataaataaagattattattgttattatatttcCATTGTACTCTTGGTATTTCTTTACcattacataacattatttTACTGTACCTGTATGAACATTTCCAATGTTTGATGAATCctgtaacagaaaaaaaaaacaagtgatcAAATGAGGGGATtgcaaacaacataaaaacagtcCATTATTAAACTCAACCTCTTTTCTTAATAAGAGCTGTCCATCTACCTGATAGCCTATGAAAGTCAGGCCTTGTCCTGTTGCAGCTCGCGGTGCTTGAACCATTGACTCGACAAAGCTGCTCCCCGCCTGCTGCTCTGATCCTTGAGATGCAAATTGAGAGCTGTTCCCCAAACAAAAAGAAGAGcccaaaacaacaaaagtaTGTTCAAGTGCTGTTGTTGACAATGCAAAAAGGATCAAATGTTGTAGGTAGACACAGTGTTACCTGACAGCATCCTCAGCAGACATGTCTGTGCCGTTGGGTCCACTGAACGACTCCAGCTCTGCTTCACGCTGACATTGATTCAGGAAAAGCCAACAGTGGTTCATAGAGGAAGTCTGAGCACTAATCATGGTTCAGCTCACGTTTTGACTATCACAATCCCcacacactgctacacacacTACCATTAACATCTCTCTAATCGTGgctttgtttttctcttataACTTCAATCCATTTTCCCCATCTCGGTTTGGAACTAAAAGCTTTATTTAATTTTTGACTATAACCCTGATAAGGAaaattactctctctctctaaaccaCCCAAGCCACCAAATACAAGATTTCACCAGCCACAATATTTAGAGGTAAACGGGATCTGGGGTTACCTCCTTTGGCAGTTACAATCATTTAGTTGGAGAATGGTGGCATTTCCCATCTCACATGCAACTCAAAATCATATCACTATACAGGTAGAAACAACAGTCAAGGCCACAGTGATGGATACTGCCACTGCATCCTTGGAAAACAAACCTCTAAAAGAGACTGAAGGACCTCTTGACGCTGCTTCTCCTGCGCCCGGATGTGATCAGCTTGCTGCAGTCAtataaagaaaaacaagaagaaaaaaaacagattactATCAGCGATGATACCCACTGTTCTGAAATCTAACCGCCCGGCTTTGGCAGCCGCCACTACATATATCCATGTGCACCGATGATGTATCCCAGggatgtcaaactcaacttcactaagagccacactggaaaatgagaattaCATAaaaagggccagacatgtatagtttactgacattttatttaatcgaaaaagtcaaatatctttgactgtattactgcatgtctcatatagtcttttCACTTACAgatggtcgacataaagccctaaaacaGTGAGCAAAACAAAGATGACATTTTTCAGCTCTGGTTCTGTGGGAATGTCCGAGTCTCAAAGTCAGAAATCTGCCagattctgctttgagtgtcgtGAATTACAGCAACaaagtttcctgtctttttggtttggcacaCAACTAGACGGGCCAAAAAttgattgtgaacctaaattgatgtGCCGGATAAAAAtttgcaaggggccggattcgGCCCACAGGCCTCGAGTTTAACACGTGATGTATCCTAATGACTTAATGACGttaatcctctgacttttcctctagcaagatagattgccatgaaatctGAAACACACAATCATGTCcctctcaggatgaattgtaaaaaCGTTGCAGACATCTGCTAtgatcatcaggtcaaaatatcaaattgtccaatactttggtttatgaccaaaattAATGACATCAGCCCTTCAGATGATGTCTtgcttaacatcagcatgtgaGCATTGTCTGTGGGAGCATGTTGTGGGAGCccctagcatggctgtagactcttagtgtTGTTAAGGTGTGATCAAAGTTAATGTGAAGTTCATTTAGAGTGATTTAGCATTACCTGCATTATGAATTCATCCTCCTTCTCCACAAATGATTCCAATGCTTTTTCCACCTCAGctttaaatctaaaaaaaaaaacaaaaaaaaaagtaataaaaaaggccTTGGAGAGAATCTTTTACTCTACAAACAAACttacataatatatatttttggctCACCAGACCTACCTTTCAGTTTCCTCCTCTGTGATGATGACCTTGTCTCTAAACTTGGGGTCGGCCTTATTGTCCCACCAGAACTTGTGAGTATTCTTCCTGTGTTCTGAGCTGAAACCAGAcccattttaaaaatgtcaaaacaaaagTAGTTAATCACAGCAATTCAAAAGGGACAACATCATAGGTATGAGAACTTTGTCAAGTCCACAGAGGTTTGACAAAAGTATGAGCACACAAAATGTGCAAGTCaagatgacaaaaacaaccttcTGAAGTTTTCTTTAGAACACACAACACAGATGATATCCCCAAACTATTCCTGTAGTTACATTGCTTCCTTATAACAAGGGTGCATTTAGGGTGTTTTTAATAACAATTAATGATAAGGACCAATTCATAATGTTTGCATTAATGAAAACTGTATGTCTCAAGTCATACCTGTTTTACAAACATGGCAGCCAATAAAAAATGAGTAAATGTCTTGTTGAGTTTTCACACTGACCTTGGCTTACAGCACTTTTTCATTAGCCTAATGAAGCACTGAGCAAAACATATTGCATATGCTAATATTAATCAAAAG
Coding sequences within:
- the cenatac gene encoding coiled-coil domain-containing protein 84 is translated as MGAYYCAICRQTTFTGKGHIFGKNHQSRLRVVLLKFLEKVKEARRTLKKPQVEKFDCTQHKQTFWCYCCGLEIERNVTDGNMTVLYGGLLEHMATSEHRKNTHKFWWDNKADPKFRDKVIITEEETERFKAEVEKALESFVEKEDEFIMQQADHIRAQEKQRQEVLQSLLEREAELESFSGPNGTDMSAEDAVSSQFASQGSEQQAGSSFVESMVQAPRAATGQGLTFIGYQDSSNIGNVHTGAVPPWLQDDPLEGTSGAAAHLEIGPSLQEFLKQKEQEKLRKLPPNRVGANFDHSSHTDANWLPSFGRVWNSGRRWQSRHQFRQEEGQSNRQKRKREHGGDGSKKAKTTVQLTNSDNA